cgtGCCGGCGTTCGGGGAGTGGAACTACCGCTGCTCGCCCTGCTCCCCGGACGAGGccccgccgggcgccgccgcggccgggtggtggtgctcgccggagccggcggGGGCTcgcagcgacgccgccgcctgcttccGCTACTCGCCGcgcagcaggccgccgccgccgccggcggcgcacagGAAGGCCAGGAGGCCGGAGGAGATCAAGCGGCCGCAGTACTGCAGCGCCGGCAGCGGGAAGGGGAGCGGtgtggccgtggcggcgcgggTGAGGGAggagcccgccggcgccggcgccgacgtggtggtggtggcgcgcccggcggccagGGCCTCCCGCCGTGTGGTCCGGCCCGTGGACGAGGACCTGTACCAGGTGACCTCGCCGGAGTTCGTCGTTtccacccgccgccggccgcggcaggTACGTGCTCAAATTCAAACAATGCAAGTACGTACTCTTCTTCGCAACGAAGAATCGGTGTCTATCTCAAACTGAATGTGTTTTGCGATCGTACGTGTTGCTTGCCTTGCTGGTTGCAGAAGAGAGCGGCGAGGAGCCGGTGGATGGGTTGCCTGGGCGGCCTCGGCTGCATCGCCTGAACCCTGAAGCGAACCAGCGGAGATCAAGACTACACTTGGAATACAATGCAACCATGGAGCTGCGTAGCGTAGCAGTGGTGTACTCCGTCGTGTGCTATTTTCTCTCTCAGATCATTTGCCTTTTCTTCATTTCTGAAAACTTCCGTTTGCCTTTCTAATTTCATctggtagattttttttttgagggaatcTGGTAGGTTAAGACTAGTCGTCCACTGTATATTGGTGCTGGTGCTTCACTCTTATGAGCCCCTACGACTCCGAGATAAAGCACCAGGACATGTAAAATTATTATGGAATCAAtcgaacatgcatgcatgcatgctgtcatgtatgtggtttaattttgtgcGAGTGATGTCAAAGCAAACTTGCATGTTCCTGCCTGGCGGATGAATTCCGTCAACGTGTGCAAAGCGTTCCGATCTTCACACAGCGCCGGTCGCCGATCGAGTGCGGCTGGCTGCACGCGGGGCCACGAGCGTGCGTGCAGAGTTGCAGTTCTAGACAGTACCACTACTGTACTGTGTGACCGATGCCGAATttaatgcagcagcagcagcgcgcatgcatgcatgcatcggTTGCAGCAGGGCCCCCAGCAGCAGCACCTTGCGATCCGAGCTGCAGCGTTGATGAGAGGCTTCCATACCATCCATAGGGATTAGGGATCAGCACCGGGTAGGTCATGACCTGGTGATGGACTCGTACTCGCGCGCGCCCCAGAACCGGCGCGCCAGGATGCGTTCGCTGGTGTACGACCAAACTGGCAGATTAAGTAGCTAGCTGCTCTGTTAGTGAAACCAACCAAGCTGGTAGTGGTCATGTCACGTGATCGACCACGAAATTCAATTAAAGGGATGCGCGTGTACGCGTGTGTGTGTTGCACGTCTCGAACGCACAGGCAAGGCGTGGCATGTGGGCGCACGGCATGCAGCGAAATGATTCATGGTCCACCACTGACGGAGCAGAGAGCAGGGCAGCATTGGCACCTA
The nucleotide sequence above comes from Panicum virgatum strain AP13 chromosome 3K, P.virgatum_v5, whole genome shotgun sequence. Encoded proteins:
- the LOC120699293 gene encoding uncharacterized protein LOC120699293 encodes the protein MEYRAARRRHVPAFGEWNYRCSPCSPDEAPPGAAAAGWWCSPEPAGARSDAAACFRYSPRSRPPPPPAAHRKARRPEEIKRPQYCSAGSGKGSGVAVAARVREEPAGAGADVVVVARPAARASRRVVRPVDEDLYQVTSPEFVVSTRRRPRQKRAARSRWMGCLGGLGCIA